In a single window of the Anaerocolumna cellulosilytica genome:
- a CDS encoding S8 family serine peptidase — protein MPDGKIDNQLNLALDVSEQTREKTLDLNVGYQPVTRTWELIVKYSGNIARIAEELDLIVVPLQNEYAIITIREDLIDRLSDYQEVEFIEKPKRMFYEVNQGRTASCINPLQTSQFNLFGRGVIVGVIDSGIDYSHPDFRNEDGTTRILDLWDQTIPGNPPPGYAIGTLYTREQINEALALPNSMERQTLIPSTDLSGHGTHVPCPNTKNQNLQ, from the coding sequence ATGCCGGATGGAAAAATAGATAATCAGTTAAACTTAGCTTTAGATGTATCTGAACAGACTAGAGAAAAGACACTTGACTTAAATGTAGGTTATCAACCTGTTACAAGAACATGGGAATTGATTGTTAAATATAGCGGAAATATTGCCAGAATTGCAGAAGAACTGGACTTAATTGTTGTTCCGCTGCAAAATGAGTATGCAATTATTACAATAAGAGAAGATTTAATAGACCGCCTTTCTGACTATCAAGAGGTAGAATTTATTGAAAAGCCAAAGCGTATGTTTTATGAAGTGAACCAAGGAAGAACTGCTTCTTGCATTAATCCACTCCAGACTTCACAATTTAATCTCTTTGGCAGAGGTGTTATTGTAGGGGTGATTGATTCCGGTATTGATTATTCTCATCCTGATTTTCGGAACGAAGACGGTACCACCAGAATTTTAGACCTGTGGGATCAGACCATTCCCGGAAATCCGCCTCCAGGGTATGCTATCGGCACTTTGTACACCAGAGAACAGATTAATGAAGCGTTGGCACTACCCAATTCTATGGAGCGGCAGACTCTAATACCTAGTACAGATTTATCCGGGCACGGGACACATGTACCGTGCCCGAATACGAAAAATCAGAACCTCCAGTGA
- a CDS encoding ABC transporter permease encodes MNDILALLVTPAFFYAILRVTTPILFAALGNVISSKAGVSNIAMEGTMLTASLAGVLASAYSKSALIGLIAALLVGVLFSAFMAYLSLYLGTKVIMAGIALNLFASSFTVYILYMFTGQKGNSASLASKQIPSVKLPLIDKIPVIGEIFSGHNILVYVALLSVAAIYIMLNKTKLGTHIKAVGENPAAAASVGIKVRRVQFTALCLSGLLAGFGGAYMSMGYLSMFTRDMIAGRGWIAIAASAMGRSMVIPTTITSFLFGIFSAIGNVLQLQNIPSELITTLPYVAVFIGIVVYSVRKSRGGRS; translated from the coding sequence ATGAATGATATATTAGCCCTTTTAGTAACGCCCGCCTTTTTCTATGCTATCCTTAGAGTAACGACTCCCATTTTATTTGCAGCCCTTGGCAATGTTATATCTAGTAAAGCAGGAGTAAGTAATATAGCCATGGAAGGAACTATGTTAACGGCTTCCCTAGCGGGAGTGCTAGCTTCTGCCTATTCAAAAAGTGCCCTGATTGGTCTTATTGCCGCGTTATTAGTAGGCGTTTTGTTCAGTGCCTTTATGGCATATTTAAGCCTTTATCTGGGCACAAAGGTGATTATGGCAGGGATTGCCCTGAATTTGTTCGCCAGTAGTTTTACGGTTTATATTCTGTACATGTTTACCGGACAAAAGGGAAATTCAGCCTCTCTTGCCAGTAAGCAGATACCCTCTGTAAAACTTCCGCTTATTGATAAAATACCGGTTATCGGAGAGATTTTTTCCGGGCATAATATTCTTGTGTACGTTGCTCTGTTATCCGTTGCGGCAATCTATATTATGCTGAATAAAACAAAGCTTGGAACCCACATAAAAGCAGTGGGAGAGAATCCGGCAGCGGCAGCTTCTGTAGGAATTAAGGTACGGCGGGTACAATTTACGGCTCTTTGCCTTAGTGGACTGTTGGCCGGTTTTGGCGGTGCTTACATGTCCATGGGATACCTGTCTATGTTCACCAGAGATATGATAGCCGGAAGAGGCTGGATTGCCATTGCGGCCAGCGCCATGGGACGTTCCATGGTAATCCCTACTACCATAACCTCCTTTTTGTTCGGGATATTCAGTGCTATTGGTAATGTTTTGCAATTACAGAATATTCCTTCCGAATTAATTACCACTCTGCCTTATGTGGCGGTATTTATCGGAATTGTTGTGTATTCAGTTCGTAAATCCAGAGGAGGACGAAGCTAA
- a CDS encoding BMP family ABC transporter substrate-binding protein — MKKTLIVLLAMVLCIAGITGCSKKEEEKKYTAALLIPYQGDQSFYDLAVEGMKLVDTNLSDVSTKIIEIGTDDSKWKSYFIDAAEEGYDVILSCNWQIAPYMNEVAAEYPDQKFINFDIEDAAGLDNVYSMFYSTNEIGYLCGVVAAATTTSDMELADENATIGFIGGMDIPGINDFMVGYVEGAKSVNPDIKVAVSYVGGFQDVATAKEIALNQYKTGVDVIFACAGNAGNGVIDAANELNKYVIGVDSDQALLYAETDEAKAQKIITSGYKTIDKTILTSVTAAKEGTLSWGTHVQFGFKEDGIGIAKNKFYEAAATDNVKAAVDSAEKALKDGALTISSAFDMDDTAISKFRETVQP, encoded by the coding sequence ATGAAAAAAACACTAATCGTATTATTGGCTATGGTTTTATGTATCGCCGGAATCACAGGATGTTCCAAGAAAGAGGAGGAAAAAAAGTATACAGCAGCACTGTTAATACCTTATCAAGGAGATCAATCCTTTTATGATCTTGCAGTAGAAGGTATGAAGCTGGTAGATACAAACCTGTCTGATGTTAGCACTAAAATTATTGAAATCGGTACAGATGACTCCAAATGGAAATCTTATTTTATTGATGCAGCAGAAGAGGGTTACGATGTAATCTTAAGCTGTAATTGGCAGATTGCTCCTTATATGAATGAAGTAGCAGCTGAATATCCTGATCAGAAATTTATTAACTTTGATATAGAAGATGCCGCAGGATTGGATAATGTGTACTCCATGTTCTATTCTACCAACGAAATCGGATATTTATGCGGTGTGGTTGCAGCTGCAACTACCACCTCTGATATGGAATTAGCAGATGAGAATGCAACTATCGGTTTTATCGGCGGTATGGACATTCCCGGAATCAATGATTTTATGGTTGGTTATGTAGAAGGTGCAAAGTCTGTGAATCCAGATATTAAGGTAGCGGTTTCTTATGTAGGTGGTTTCCAGGACGTAGCTACTGCTAAGGAAATAGCATTAAATCAGTATAAAACTGGTGTGGATGTAATTTTTGCCTGCGCTGGTAATGCAGGTAACGGTGTTATTGATGCTGCGAATGAATTAAATAAATATGTAATCGGTGTAGATAGTGACCAGGCTCTTCTTTATGCAGAGACAGATGAAGCAAAAGCGCAGAAAATCATTACTTCCGGTTACAAAACCATTGATAAAACAATCTTAACTTCTGTAACTGCTGCAAAAGAAGGTACACTTTCCTGGGGTACTCATGTTCAGTTTGGTTTTAAAGAAGATGGTATCGGTATTGCTAAAAATAAATTTTATGAAGCAGCGGCTACTGACAATGTAAAAGCAGCCGTAGATTCCGCAGAAAAAGCATTAAAAGACGGTGCTTTAACCATATCCTCAGCCTTTGATATGGATGATACTGCAATCAGCAAATTCAGAGAAACAGTTCAGCCATAA
- a CDS encoding nucleoside hydrolase: MRNVLIDCDPGHDDALAILLTLANPENFRLLGITTVGGNQTLEKVSENALKVLMAADKRIPVAKGADSPLISPLKVAPEAHGDSGMDGPVFDKITLEYDNRHGVEFLKDKILEAEGKVTIIALGPLTNIALLLKTFPKVKDRIETIALMGGSYSSGNATAAAEFNFYIDPHAAYMVFHSGIPIIQAGTEVSQAASILHSEIDEFKDGGRVSRFVYELLEFYAKFSKGLNIDRSPIFDACPVMYILHPEIFTHGDYHVDIELQGNLTAGMSVTDKRVWYNMPKPNTKVLLSVDREKFVAYLKKAIYRLDTEAQA; this comes from the coding sequence ATGAGAAATGTACTAATTGATTGTGACCCCGGCCATGATGATGCTCTTGCCATATTACTGACTCTGGCAAATCCAGAAAACTTTCGCCTGCTTGGTATCACCACAGTGGGAGGAAATCAAACCTTAGAAAAGGTAAGTGAGAATGCTTTAAAGGTACTTATGGCAGCGGATAAAAGGATACCGGTTGCAAAAGGAGCTGACAGTCCGTTGATAAGTCCTCTTAAAGTAGCACCAGAAGCTCATGGAGACAGTGGGATGGATGGTCCGGTCTTTGATAAGATTACGTTAGAATACGACAACAGACATGGCGTGGAATTTTTAAAGGACAAAATTCTTGAGGCAGAAGGTAAGGTTACTATCATTGCATTAGGACCTTTAACCAACATTGCCTTGCTGCTAAAAACTTTTCCAAAGGTAAAGGATAGAATAGAAACGATTGCTTTAATGGGAGGAAGCTATAGCTCCGGTAACGCTACGGCTGCGGCTGAATTTAATTTTTATATTGACCCACATGCGGCTTACATGGTATTTCACTCGGGAATTCCGATTATACAGGCAGGTACGGAGGTAAGCCAGGCTGCCAGTATTCTACACAGTGAAATCGACGAGTTTAAAGACGGGGGCAGGGTTTCAAGGTTTGTTTATGAACTATTAGAGTTTTATGCGAAATTCTCTAAAGGCTTAAATATCGATAGAAGCCCCATATTTGATGCCTGCCCGGTAATGTATATATTGCATCCTGAAATATTTACCCATGGGGATTATCATGTGGATATTGAATTACAGGGAAATCTGACAGCAGGCATGAGTGTTACCGACAAAAGGGTGTGGTATAATATGCCGAAACCGAATACAAAAGTATTGTTATCTGTTGACCGTGAGAAATTTGTAGCGTATCTTAAAAAGGCAATCTACCGGCTGGATACAGAAGCACAAGCATAG
- a CDS encoding ABC transporter permease, with amino-acid sequence MKKLNLKAKNEIIQILTAIGIALVITLLVLLGTSEEPFYAFSKLLTAPLTRMRYFGNVIELMIPLAFAGLSASLLFRSGLFNMGGEGIFYISGIITTILATRSLGNGFFHSFLVILAASLFGGLIACISGFFKAKYDANELVTSLMLNTILFGIGFYILKTRLKDMSVTGVASAPFLDTAKLTVIIPKTNITTGFILLLLLTGTIWFIYKKTKLGYMIKMTGINKDFAKYSGMSFFALTMIVHFMSGFIAGMGSSVHLLSMYDRFTWSALPGYGFDGCLVAMLGKNHPIGAFVAAFGLSYLRTGSDIMARSTDVPVEMVAIVEMVLVLLITADFIVKYLKRKKALAGGTVNE; translated from the coding sequence ATGAAGAAGCTTAATTTGAAAGCAAAAAATGAAATAATTCAGATACTTACAGCCATAGGGATTGCTTTGGTCATCACCCTTCTTGTTTTATTAGGTACAAGTGAAGAACCCTTTTATGCTTTTTCAAAGCTTTTAACAGCACCTCTGACCCGTATGAGGTATTTTGGTAACGTAATTGAATTAATGATTCCCTTGGCCTTTGCAGGCTTATCTGCTTCTTTATTATTTCGAAGCGGTTTGTTTAATATGGGTGGAGAAGGTATCTTTTATATCTCCGGTATTATAACCACTATTTTAGCAACACGGTCACTAGGAAATGGATTTTTTCATTCCTTTTTAGTGATACTGGCAGCTTCGCTTTTCGGCGGACTGATTGCTTGTATATCTGGTTTTTTCAAAGCGAAATATGATGCCAATGAATTAGTAACCTCTCTTATGTTAAATACGATCTTGTTCGGCATTGGATTTTATATTTTAAAAACCCGTTTAAAGGACATGTCCGTTACGGGAGTAGCAAGTGCCCCTTTCTTAGATACGGCTAAGCTTACGGTAATCATACCAAAAACTAATATTACAACTGGTTTTATACTGTTATTACTACTTACTGGGACTATATGGTTTATCTATAAAAAGACAAAACTAGGGTATATGATAAAAATGACCGGAATCAATAAAGATTTTGCAAAATATTCCGGAATGAGCTTTTTTGCCCTTACCATGATAGTACATTTTATGTCTGGTTTTATTGCCGGAATGGGTTCTTCTGTACATCTGCTTAGTATGTATGACCGTTTTACATGGTCAGCTTTGCCAGGCTACGGTTTTGACGGCTGTCTGGTAGCCATGCTAGGTAAAAATCATCCAATCGGTGCTTTTGTGGCAGCTTTTGGTCTGAGCTATCTGCGGACCGGTTCTGATATTATGGCAAGAAGCACGGACGTGCCGGTTGAAATGGTAGCCATTGTAGAGATGGTACTGGTACTGCTAATTACAGCAGATTTTATTGTAAAATACTTGAAACGTAAAAAAGCCCTGGCAGGAGGTACTGTAAATGAATGA
- a CDS encoding ABC transporter ATP-binding protein gives MGQDYILELKNVDKVYDNGVAANRGISVGFKEGEIHAIVGENGAGKSTLMKMIFGLEKPTGGAIYFKGKEMNFSSPLDSIAVGIGMVHQHFMLIPSFTVLQNIVLGDEPTKFNFIQAKESKKKAMALAKQYNFQLTMDEKIEKLSVGMKQKVEILKLLYKGAKILILDEPTAVLTPQETEQLFVELKKFKENGHTILFISHKLNEVKQISDRISVIRKGQLISTHNTEEVSLEKISELMIGRRVEYQYDDIKDEVKGRKTALNIEGLNLKQNNISILKDINLQAKTGEILGVVGVEGNGQAELVEVLFGYKKPQEGRITINTVPIEGLKIKEIRKNAKAAYIPEDRMRQGIASTGTIKENLISSFYDDKQFNHRFCMNQKAIDKVSSQLIQDFNVVCQSKETEIGSLSGGNIQKVVVAREYYADPDFLIAEQPTRGVDIGSARFIHEKLIKLRNDNKAILLISADLSEALAVSDKIIVMYSGEIVGFFEDVKNLTETELGFYMLGVKKQDKGDIRRLMYEEA, from the coding sequence ATGGGTCAGGATTATATTTTAGAATTAAAAAATGTCGATAAAGTGTATGATAACGGTGTAGCTGCTAATAGAGGAATATCTGTCGGCTTTAAAGAAGGAGAAATTCATGCCATTGTAGGAGAGAACGGTGCCGGAAAATCTACTCTTATGAAAATGATATTTGGACTGGAAAAGCCAACAGGAGGCGCTATCTATTTTAAAGGAAAAGAAATGAATTTTTCCTCCCCTTTAGATTCAATTGCTGTAGGTATCGGTATGGTACACCAGCATTTCATGTTAATACCTTCTTTTACGGTATTGCAAAATATCGTTTTAGGTGATGAACCCACCAAATTTAATTTTATACAGGCAAAGGAAAGTAAAAAGAAAGCCATGGCATTGGCAAAACAATATAATTTTCAGCTTACCATGGATGAAAAAATCGAGAAATTAAGTGTAGGAATGAAGCAGAAAGTGGAAATTCTTAAGCTTCTTTATAAAGGTGCAAAAATACTAATTTTGGATGAGCCTACAGCAGTATTGACACCGCAGGAAACAGAACAGCTCTTTGTGGAATTGAAGAAATTCAAAGAGAATGGACACACTATATTATTTATTTCCCATAAACTAAATGAAGTGAAGCAAATTAGTGACCGTATTTCGGTTATTCGGAAAGGTCAGTTAATTTCTACCCATAATACCGAGGAGGTAAGTCTTGAGAAGATATCTGAACTTATGATTGGACGACGGGTAGAATACCAATATGACGATATTAAAGATGAAGTAAAGGGCAGGAAGACTGCGTTAAATATAGAAGGTTTAAATTTAAAGCAAAACAATATTTCCATACTAAAAGACATAAATCTACAGGCTAAAACCGGAGAGATTCTGGGGGTAGTAGGTGTAGAAGGAAACGGGCAGGCTGAGCTTGTGGAAGTTTTATTCGGGTATAAAAAGCCTCAGGAAGGCCGTATTACTATTAATACAGTTCCGATTGAGGGACTAAAAATCAAGGAAATCAGGAAGAATGCCAAGGCAGCATATATTCCGGAGGACCGTATGAGACAAGGTATTGCGTCTACTGGGACTATAAAAGAGAATTTAATCTCTAGTTTTTATGATGATAAACAATTCAATCATCGATTTTGTATGAACCAAAAAGCCATTGATAAAGTAAGCTCTCAGTTGATACAGGATTTTAATGTTGTATGTCAGTCAAAGGAAACAGAAATTGGTTCTCTTTCCGGCGGTAACATTCAAAAAGTAGTAGTAGCTAGAGAATATTACGCAGACCCAGACTTTTTAATAGCAGAACAACCCACCAGAGGAGTTGATATTGGTTCTGCCAGGTTTATCCACGAAAAATTAATAAAACTGCGCAATGATAATAAAGCAATCCTTCTAATCAGTGCGGATTTGAGTGAGGCACTGGCTGTTAGCGACAAAATTATAGTGATGTATTCCGGTGAAATCGTAGGCTTTTTTGAGGATGTTAAAAATCTGACAGAAACTGAATTGGGATTTTATATGCTGGGTGTTAAGAAACAAGACAAAGGGGATATCCGGAGGTTAATGTATGAAGAAGCTTAA
- a CDS encoding ribokinase, producing the protein MKKITVIGSMNIDMLVQVDKLPVPGETMQCHNYEILPGGKGMNQAVCAAKLGAQVTMAGCLGEDMYRTFLLETLKQNKIETKHIKAVKETSTGMAIVTTSNTDNTIVVVPGANAYVDKSYAASLKKLILASDLVMLQLEIPLDTVYEIIDFCYENAIKVILNPAPGKPLLLKYIDKVTYCIPNETELQLIFHKPYQEVLKEYPGKIIMSAGKDGAYFHDGEKLVHCKAVPAKVVDTTGAGDAFNGAMAVATLAGKTLEEAVNFANQIAAFTISYKGAQGAMPDIDKLIL; encoded by the coding sequence TTGAAGAAAATAACAGTAATTGGAAGTATGAATATAGATATGCTTGTACAAGTGGACAAGCTTCCTGTTCCCGGGGAGACAATGCAGTGCCATAATTATGAAATTCTACCCGGCGGAAAAGGGATGAATCAGGCTGTCTGTGCGGCAAAGCTTGGTGCACAAGTAACCATGGCAGGTTGTCTGGGAGAAGATATGTATCGTACCTTTTTACTAGAAACCTTAAAGCAGAATAAGATTGAAACCAAACACATTAAAGCCGTGAAAGAAACCAGTACCGGTATGGCAATCGTTACAACCAGCAATACGGATAACACGATTGTAGTAGTTCCAGGAGCAAATGCATATGTAGATAAAAGCTATGCAGCATCACTTAAAAAATTGATTTTAGCCTCTGACCTAGTGATGCTCCAGCTTGAGATACCTTTAGATACGGTTTATGAAATTATAGATTTTTGTTATGAAAATGCTATAAAAGTTATTTTAAACCCTGCACCTGGGAAGCCGCTTTTGCTTAAGTATATAGATAAAGTCACCTATTGCATTCCGAATGAAACAGAATTACAGCTTATATTTCATAAGCCATATCAGGAAGTACTTAAGGAATATCCAGGGAAGATAATTATGAGCGCCGGGAAAGATGGTGCATATTTTCATGATGGGGAAAAGCTTGTGCATTGTAAAGCAGTACCTGCTAAGGTGGTGGATACCACCGGAGCCGGAGATGCTTTTAATGGGGCAATGGCAGTTGCCACGCTGGCAGGAAAAACTTTGGAGGAGGCAGTGAATTTTGCCAATCAGATTGCTGCTTTTACCATATCCTACAAAGGAGCCCAAGGGGCTATGCCAGACATAGATAAACTTATATTATAG
- a CDS encoding LacI family DNA-binding transcriptional regulator, with protein sequence MATIKEVAKLAGVGTSTVSRYFQKGSYISEDAAKRIEKACQELNYYPNAIARAMKYNRSNTIGLMIPTISNPFFTQLVETIEQTFMKYGYKTVLCNTNGSIALEQNYLNMAICNCFDGIIFITGSIEFEELEYNIPTLILDRKSEKQGEKITVISNHRQGAILGSEHLIACGCKKILYLTSADYNRPAEERQAAFEEVMKKRGITYSIKAFESIIKTDREKILTAYDGIFAWNDVTAIECMNYLHSKNIKIPEEIQIIGYDNIKMSEWVYPRLTTVSQPINQLGETASRYMLELIEKKVSAPLEIVLENSLVIRESTLVPI encoded by the coding sequence ATGGCAACCATAAAGGAAGTAGCAAAACTGGCCGGGGTAGGGACTTCAACCGTATCCAGGTATTTTCAAAAGGGAAGTTATATTAGTGAAGATGCAGCAAAACGTATCGAAAAGGCATGTCAGGAATTAAATTATTACCCCAATGCCATTGCAAGGGCTATGAAATACAACCGGAGCAATACCATTGGGCTTATGATACCAACTATCAGCAATCCGTTCTTTACTCAGTTAGTTGAGACCATAGAGCAGACTTTTATGAAGTATGGCTATAAGACGGTTTTGTGTAATACCAACGGCAGTATTGCGTTAGAACAAAATTATCTAAATATGGCAATTTGCAATTGCTTTGATGGGATTATATTTATAACCGGGTCCATAGAATTTGAAGAACTCGAATACAATATCCCAACGTTAATTCTGGATAGAAAAAGTGAAAAGCAGGGTGAAAAGATAACGGTAATCAGTAATCATAGACAGGGGGCTATTCTTGGAAGTGAACATTTAATAGCTTGTGGCTGCAAGAAGATACTGTATTTAACCAGTGCTGACTATAATCGTCCGGCAGAAGAACGTCAGGCAGCTTTTGAAGAGGTTATGAAAAAGAGAGGAATTACCTATAGTATTAAAGCCTTTGAGTCTATAATAAAAACAGACCGGGAGAAAATACTTACTGCATATGATGGTATTTTTGCCTGGAATGATGTGACAGCCATTGAATGTATGAACTATCTGCATAGTAAGAACATTAAAATACCGGAAGAAATCCAGATAATTGGATATGATAATATAAAAATGTCGGAATGGGTGTATCCAAGGCTTACGACCGTCAGTCAGCCTATAAACCAATTGGGAGAAACTGCTTCCAGATATATGCTTGAATTAATTGAAAAAAAGGTATCGGCACCCCTTGAAATTGTCTTGGAGAACAGCCTTGTCATTAGAGAATCCACACTAGTTCCCATCTGA
- a CDS encoding recombinase family protein, whose amino-acid sequence MVSIEKAAIYCRLSKEDKDKLNQGDESASIQNQKMLLVDYAIEHQFAIHEVYVDDDYTGLDSDRPAFNRLLKDAKNGLFHTIICKTQSRFTRDMELVEKYLHGLFPVLGIRFIGVADYADTNVKGNKKARQINGLINEWYCEDLSENIRCVFKTKMEKGQFLGSYAPYGYSKDPADYHRLVIDEEAAGVVRKIFSYAVQGLGNRQICDRLYEEKIITPTEYKKKQGFHYENPASDIGYGKSGIWGTSTIRKILSNRVYIGDMVQGREKKVSYKSKKVVHLPESEWVIVTGCHEPIVDKETYTLVQELRKSRRYARTVEEDGIKHASLLAGKVRCKDCGSTLTRCNGDTKYVRLYCQLYKRTKKEQCSPHAIGYVSIIKILDEKIRYMIKEHLQFNKVEEYLTFEQDNNRLYQNKRQELSKLDENLRRTKHALASLYVDKTNQIISQEEYLLLKENLNQQLLEFTQNMDKTEKELKDLLLVHESKEKKKDLIRKYADFESLNSEIVNEFVDFIEIGDKDDEKNQEIIIHWRF is encoded by the coding sequence GTGGTAAGTATCGAAAAAGCAGCTATTTATTGCAGGCTATCAAAGGAAGATAAGGATAAGCTTAACCAAGGAGATGAAAGTGCCAGTATACAAAATCAGAAGATGCTTTTAGTAGACTATGCCATAGAACATCAATTTGCCATTCATGAAGTATACGTAGACGATGATTATACCGGACTTGACAGTGATAGACCGGCTTTTAACCGTTTACTTAAGGATGCTAAAAACGGGTTGTTTCATACCATTATCTGTAAGACACAATCAAGATTCACCAGAGATATGGAATTGGTGGAGAAGTATCTTCATGGACTATTTCCAGTACTTGGGATACGGTTTATAGGTGTAGCTGATTATGCGGATACTAATGTGAAAGGCAATAAAAAGGCGAGACAAATTAACGGACTGATTAATGAATGGTACTGTGAGGATTTATCAGAAAATATCCGATGTGTCTTTAAAACGAAGATGGAAAAAGGTCAGTTCCTTGGTTCCTATGCGCCTTATGGATACAGCAAAGACCCAGCGGATTATCACAGACTGGTTATTGATGAAGAAGCGGCAGGGGTTGTACGTAAAATATTCTCCTATGCGGTACAGGGGCTGGGAAACCGGCAGATTTGTGATAGGCTGTATGAAGAAAAAATTATAACTCCAACGGAATACAAAAAAAAGCAGGGGTTTCATTATGAAAATCCTGCAAGTGACATTGGGTATGGTAAATCCGGAATTTGGGGAACATCCACCATTCGGAAAATACTATCCAATCGTGTTTACATCGGAGATATGGTTCAGGGCAGAGAAAAGAAAGTCAGCTATAAGAGTAAAAAGGTGGTTCATTTACCGGAATCAGAATGGGTAATTGTTACAGGTTGCCACGAACCGATTGTTGATAAAGAAACCTATACGTTAGTACAAGAGTTAAGGAAAAGCAGAAGATATGCCCGTACTGTAGAGGAAGACGGCATAAAGCATGCTTCTTTACTAGCGGGGAAAGTAAGATGTAAGGACTGTGGCAGCACTTTAACCCGGTGTAATGGTGACACAAAGTATGTTCGTTTATACTGCCAGCTTTATAAAAGAACCAAAAAGGAGCAATGCTCCCCACATGCTATCGGATACGTTAGTATTATTAAAATATTGGATGAAAAGATAAGGTACATGATAAAGGAGCATTTACAATTTAACAAAGTAGAAGAATATCTTACATTTGAACAGGATAATAACAGACTTTATCAAAATAAAAGACAGGAATTATCTAAGTTAGATGAAAATCTGCGAAGAACGAAACATGCATTGGCATCTCTGTATGTAGATAAGACAAATCAGATAATTTCCCAAGAAGAATATCTGCTATTAAAAGAAAACTTGAATCAACAACTTTTAGAGTTTACTCAAAATATGGATAAGACAGAGAAGGAACTTAAGGATTTGCTTCTTGTACATGAAAGTAAGGAGAAGAAAAAGGATTTGATTCGCAAATATGCAGATTTTGAATCATTAAATAGTGAGATAGTCAATGAGTTCGTAGACTTCATTGAAATCGGAGATAAAGATGACGAGAAGAATCAGGAAATCATTATTCACTGGAGGTTCTGA
- a CDS encoding glycoside hydrolase family protein, whose product MHDKKIIPSPLYRDPVYDGATDPVVIYNREEKTFWMLYTQRRASSISIGVSNIHGTKIGVASSTDGYNWLYRGTLSGLEFEPGENTFWAPEVIYAQGKYHMYVSYVKGIPTNWNWERHIVHYTADSMWDWNFESVLPLSSNRVIDACVYETEPGLYKMWYKDECHDSHTYSAVSRDLYQWEVLGAEITDVPHEGANVFELQGKKWMITDFWKGLAVYESEDYTNWQRNHVILNEAGTRTDDNDLGHHADIVVCDDNAYIFYFVHPGLKAAERIKDELSANYQRSRASVFVARLYVKDNLLCCDRDEEFELKLNREV is encoded by the coding sequence ATGCATGATAAGAAAATAATTCCATCCCCCTTGTATCGTGATCCTGTATACGATGGGGCTACTGACCCGGTGGTAATATATAACAGAGAGGAAAAAACCTTTTGGATGTTATATACCCAGAGGAGAGCCTCTAGTATCAGTATAGGTGTTTCAAACATTCATGGGACAAAAATCGGAGTAGCCTCTTCTACAGACGGTTATAACTGGCTCTACCGGGGAACTTTGTCCGGTCTAGAATTTGAGCCGGGAGAAAATACATTTTGGGCACCGGAAGTAATCTATGCTCAGGGAAAATATCATATGTATGTTTCATATGTAAAAGGAATACCTACCAACTGGAACTGGGAACGGCACATTGTGCATTATACCGCGGATAGTATGTGGGACTGGAACTTTGAATCCGTACTGCCGTTATCTTCAAACCGTGTCATAGACGCATGTGTTTATGAGACGGAACCGGGTCTGTATAAGATGTGGTATAAGGACGAATGCCACGACAGCCATACCTACAGTGCAGTCAGCAGAGATTTGTATCAATGGGAAGTCTTAGGGGCAGAAATTACAGATGTGCCTCATGAAGGAGCCAATGTATTTGAACTACAAGGTAAGAAATGGATGATAACAGATTTCTGGAAGGGACTGGCAGTTTATGAATCCGAAGATTATACCAACTGGCAACGCAATCATGTAATTCTAAATGAGGCGGGAACCCGTACAGATGACAATGACCTTGGACATCATGCAGACATTGTAGTGTGTGATGATAATGCATATATATTCTATTTTGTTCATCCGGGGCTAAAGGCAGCTGAGCGTATTAAGGATGAATTAAGTGCAAATTATCAAAGATCTCGAGCCAGTGTATTCGTTGCCCGCTTATATGTTAAGGATAATCTATTATGCTGTGACAGAGATGAGGAATTCGAATTAAAGTTAAATAGAGAAGTGTAA